One stretch of Bacillota bacterium DNA includes these proteins:
- a CDS encoding nucleotidyltransferase domain-containing protein → MREGILSRLKTFSGHHRRYLAAVLREIIAYYGSSLLGCAIFGSYARGENRLNSDLDLLIILEEAPSFN, encoded by the coding sequence TTGCGTGAGGGCATTCTTTCCCGGCTGAAAACCTTTTCCGGGCACCACCGGCGCTACCTTGCGGCGGTGCTCAGGGAGATCATTGCCTACTACGGTAGCTCTCTGCTGGGGTGCGCCATTTTCGGTTCCTACGCCCGGGGAGAGAATCGCCTGAATTCAGACCTGGACCTCTTGATCATCTTGGAAGAGGCCCCAAGCTTCAATTGA